One Brassica napus cultivar Da-Ae chromosome C2, Da-Ae, whole genome shotgun sequence DNA window includes the following coding sequences:
- the LOC106378006 gene encoding uncharacterized protein At4g02000-like, protein MEPARQSHRLRLRKQLFPVQRWEPVISNSVPSMIPFWIRIKGLPLHYWQDDMVCRVGKEPGTLENHELTKTTARVQVSVDGLKPLIKELIIEFDSGEETSVTLEYEKLKYHCSVCFSLLHSKKKLPEDKGGGKNLEPDPKDVTN, encoded by the exons ATGGAACCTGCGAGGCAGAGCCATAGGCTCAGACTTAGGAAACAACTGTTTCCAGTTCAG AGATGGGAGCCTGTGATATCCAACTCCGTCCCGTCAATGATCCCGTTCTGGATCAGAATCAAAGGTCTCCCACTCCACTACTGGCAAGACGACATGGTGTGCAGAGTGGGTAAGGAACCGGGAACTCTTGAGAATCATGAGTTAACAAAAACAACAGCCAGGGTCCAAGTGTCAGTTGATGGTCTAAAGCCTCTGATTAAGGAACTAATAATTGAATTCGACTCTGGAGAAGAGACCTCGGTTACCTTGGAGTATGAGAAGTTGAAATATCACTGCTCAGTCTGTTTCTCGCTCCtacactcaaaaaaaaaactgcccGAAGACAAGGGAGGAGGAAAGAATCTGGAGCCAGACCCAAAAGACGTCACAAACTGA